The segment CTTAGTATTCTAGAACCATTCAATTGTGTCATTTGTTGGCAAGTTTAGAAGGAAACGGATCATCTTCTTCTCAATGTCCTTTTGCCTAagaatgttggttcttcatcataaATAAATTGAATTGGCACACACCTCTCCAAAAAAATCTTTGGGGTGTCTTTGGAAGTTGGCTCATTATTTATAAGAAATGCCTATTTTAATATTTATGGAGAGTTATCCCACAAATGGTAATTTGGAACATCTGGTGGGAACACAACAAGAGGATCTTCATGAAAGAAACTTCAGGAGCTAAACAAGTTTCTTATAAAATTGAGCTACCAATCTCAGAATGTGTTAATTTTATGTGCTCAAACCTAAGGAAATTGATTCCCCATTCTTAGATTGGGACTCAAGTATTCTTAAGAGCTGGGAAtacattaaattactatttcaaggAAGTTTATTTCAATAGCCTAAAACCAAGTTTGACAGATGCAAGATTAATTAGATCTGTCCACCTGAAGGTAAGtttaagttaaactttgatggtgtTGCTAAGAGAAACCCAAATGTATCTAGTGGGGGTTATGTGATTAGGGACCATACAGGCAGAAGAATAGAAGCTATATCTTTGAGATTCTCAAATGGAACAAACAATTTAGCTAAAGGTCATTCTTTAATACAACCAAATGCGAGGAATTAGTGTAACAAATGCCACAAAACTGCTTAGAATAATTGAACCATAACATGTTTTACCAAAATAAGACAagtgacaaaaagaagagaaaagattcAGGGCAcagataaatcactgaaatttgaTTGAGAGATAATGCAAAAGACTGACCTttgactgcaaatacttcaaagaTTGAGCAGGAAGCCTTGTTTTGCCTCCATCCTTTTGAATCCAGGGGTTGTTAAAAGGAAGCTAATTGCAAACATATTCTACCTTTGCCAGTAACTCATCatgtacaaatataaaaaatatatacagaAAGCCAACTAGATCATTTGTAGATCATATGGGCTGAATCATCCAATTACAACTTTATAAACAGATGGTGTATGCTGTACACTTTGACCCGTACATACTATTAGATACAAGCAAGGAAAACCCATAGAATTGGATTCACTTAAATATTTACATTGCATCAAACCCTATCTAACTTATGCTGCCAATAAGGTAGTAGAACTATCTCTGCAATGAAGTAGAGATGCTTAATCATTTTGCTGAATCTAATGTACAATTAGATTTAAACACTAGTTGCAACTAGTTAATGCCAGAAAGAAACTAGGGAGCTGCAATAGCATCAACAACTTTCATTTGATGCAGGAATCATAATGAGCATCATAAACACTAAATACATTCTCAGGAACCAAGAGTGGCAATTTTTCAACATAGATAAACAACCTTTTCAAGTTCTTTCTTGCTAATGTTGTCATATCCACTACCTCTCCACTATCTGTAAATATCCACAAATATCTTGAATTTACTCTTTTCAAACTATCATGACAAAATGGACATGACTGTGCCCGTGCATGCCTGCAATAACAAATCTATTAGGTTTTAACTCTGTTTCCACCTAAACTCAGTTAGACAGTAGAATTGAGCTGACAAGCATGTAGAAGATAAAAGGCAAATCCTTACCATTCTTGGTAGTATTTCATGCACATGGCATGGTTGCAATTAGGCAAGACAATCTTACTATTGGTCTCCATGCATATTCCACATTCTTCCTCCCATTCCAAATCGAGTGCAGAAAGTTGTCCCCTctcttcatcaacctttttcttatATCTTTCCATATATACTGCTTTTTGtttatgtatacacctaaaaatggtctgaagatagttaattaaatacgtagttatttgattaattccccttcccaattaattgaattcacaaacaatttaattaatttctctattcatctactagtaaataaatttaaatgatttatttatatagttcatctcacatcccctttgattaattaattctaaattaattaatgtctccccatattaatcaattcttctaatccctaattaagattaacaaactcgagtttgttgagattaattgccattttccaattatttgaatttctaaattcaaatgagtacatggctcctaactttaaccatcTAACCTAatcatcccctaacttaacccattcaatctaatcttggatctaactaaccctatcctatcttgcacattctaacctccttatcctaacctcacatgttgtggatattctctccttgagacacatggcacttttgccacatgtctcctcccttggacacttgctctctcatgagcaaggctccttgacacttgtcaccaccgagatgacaagtgtcccttcctccaacctcttctccaacttcctcaatcttggcccttgatatcttcagatcaaatctggaccgttgattcctgccacctcagctttggccttggaattcctataaatatcccccattttggagcaatatggatcccatctcatatcaatttaggcatcattactataggcaatttgcatttcaattatctagtagttagattttggattaatcataacatgttaatctaggttctcaaatcatgcatttcatatcatctccatagtcaatcatgatcaaatagctactcaactcttgagttgtcattttggaggtcattgctccactgagagcccatcaatccaacaccttcaaggtcctcaagaatagaggaaaatgggacatttcaaggaaggcttgtggtttgcatctttgatttagttttgaaattaagcttttcaattatactttattgtctcattatatgtgtatgcctcttatactaacaacatttttaacaccacattaattggtgcccaccgtggggcctagcccctttgatctttaacaagtttgcttgcaggaaatttcattgacaggttgattagctcttccggagtgcagattagctctcttgggctcccgagtagtgttcttggtctctattgtggcaTTCTGACACCTCAAATGgtgtttatgggagattcctcaactctatttttatgcttttctgtactttagcactTTCAGTTTGTACTCTAGCATTTTTGGtatgcatggtggcatttttggtacaTCTGTCAGCGTTTTTAATCTGTTTAAcaacgtttctggtgtgcagagcagtgtttctggtgtgcagagcagcgttcttggcacatatgatgacGTTCTTAGTCAATTTGATGgtgttttcagttttttattaattttgcaaatattgtatgttgcattcctcatttttgctTCTGTACTGTCactttcccgaacctaatttgcagattgttggttttgcaggtacttattttgtTGTGAAAGACtagagtcataaactatttcaccgccaaagaatgcaatataaattaCTAACTTTTTTTGCAGccgcgggattttgcacttatatttgttaaattaggcacatagactaattacaatggaaatgaacaaacatgtcttatgtgttttgatgataggtgagtatgctctcacctttcttaggtgatcagaaaactagactcatcctttgctttcaatagtgcatttctttagcaggcccaccctcccgaggagttattaactcttagcccttaaggccggtgagaggggaacgacctaaatggGAACgactaacaccaagtactccaacccactataaaataaatgtgtttttgatgaaaatcaaagcaatggcggtgctcgggaataactctccttcataccttcgggtatatcaaaccttggttttcaaggttgggagacctcttaattgagtttataccccgacgcaccgaacaaatcccttactagttccaagtaaattagaagctacccggtttacctccaaacattattaaattcttagtgcatggagggggaagaatctctccttaagatactcaccatatgtccctcttgagcgtatgtgcgaactccccttttgagaccttattgctaggctcataatgggaatccactagctctcgcaaaggcaaaaacatgggtgccctttagggggtgacaaggctgtgtgagctgacagggtaccaagttgtgggctaagaactaataatgaaaccaatctccttaggatatACTGATTGATATGTTTTTAAATTGTTCAAAacctgtgaaaacttgggctttctttaaagcgtcttgaacatacactttatgtgtcctttgggacaaaaacacaatctgatttctgtgtttgtaagtcaagtcaagatctcatccattgaaatataaaaaacattgaaaaattaaacttcaaatggtccaattcacaagtttcacaacagattagctctttcagtcaaaaTAGTTGCAtttacagtccaaacattagctcttttgatCCAAACATTAGCTTTATCAGTCCAAATAGTCGCATCTACAGTTCGAATAGttgcacctacggtccaaacaatcgctctcttggtgtgaatgtcaaa is part of the Cryptomeria japonica chromosome 10, Sugi_1.0, whole genome shotgun sequence genome and harbors:
- the LOC131050787 gene encoding E3 ubiquitin-protein ligase AIRP2-like — its product is MGTLAYCQASEFPREYDGACLQMRLSYNIAAHLFLFLVQWTNCSLAGTLGLPRMLIYKVYGDGTTTMSTHERKASIREFYAVIFPSLLQLEGGIKKHGRSLMCIHKQKAVYMERYKKKVDEERGQLSALDLEWEEECGICMETNSKIVLPNCNHAMCMKYYQEWHARAQSCPFCHDSLKRVNSRYLWIFTDSGEVVDMTTLARKNLKRLFIYVEKLPLLVPENVFSVYDAHYDSCIK